The following are encoded together in the Pectobacterium punjabense genome:
- the pitA gene encoding inorganic phosphate transporter PitA, whose product MLHLFAGLDYYTGLMLILALLFVLMYEAINGFHDTANAVATVIYTRAMRAEFAVVMAGVFNFFGVLLGGLSVAYAIVHLLPTDLLLNVSSAHGLAMVFSMLLAAIIWNLGTWYFGIPASSSHTLIGSIIGIGLTNALLTDTSIVDALNVPKMISIFLSLLLSPIVGMVVAGLMLLVLRRFWNNSKKRKRVHLTPVDREKQDGKRKPPFWTRTALILSAIGVSFSHGANDGQKGIGLIMLVLIGVAPAGFIVNMNASGYDISRTRDAVVNLQEYYKQHGDALTHVIDLSPPVIPTPESTIPGNGQKEFHCDSSRVMIAIERTQGLLNNLKSYDQLNPDDRSRVRRLLMCISDTMDRVIKLPETSGEDKRYLSNLRKDMLQTVEYAPLWIIVAVALALSLGTMVGWKRVAVTIGEKIGKKGMTYAQGVSAQVTAALSIGVASYTGMPVSTTHVLSSAVAGTMIADGGGVQGKTIRSILLAWVLTLPVSMLMSGALYWLALKLI is encoded by the coding sequence ATGCTACATTTATTTGCCGGACTGGATTACTACACCGGCCTGATGTTGATATTGGCTTTGTTGTTTGTATTGATGTACGAAGCCATTAACGGTTTTCACGATACTGCGAATGCCGTTGCCACCGTTATTTATACCCGAGCCATGCGTGCAGAGTTTGCCGTTGTTATGGCGGGTGTCTTTAATTTCTTCGGTGTACTGCTGGGCGGCCTGAGTGTGGCCTATGCGATTGTTCACCTTCTTCCCACGGATTTATTGCTGAATGTGAGTTCGGCGCATGGTCTGGCGATGGTCTTTTCCATGCTGCTGGCTGCCATTATCTGGAATCTGGGTACCTGGTATTTTGGTATTCCTGCCTCCAGCTCTCACACGTTGATTGGCTCCATCATCGGTATTGGTTTGACCAACGCACTGCTGACGGATACCTCCATCGTGGATGCGTTGAACGTGCCGAAAATGATCAGCATTTTCCTGTCACTGCTGCTATCGCCAATTGTGGGGATGGTAGTCGCAGGTCTGATGCTGCTGGTACTGCGTCGGTTCTGGAACAACAGTAAAAAACGCAAACGCGTGCATCTGACGCCCGTCGATCGCGAAAAGCAGGATGGCAAACGTAAGCCGCCATTCTGGACGCGTACCGCGCTGATTCTATCGGCGATTGGGGTGAGCTTCTCTCACGGTGCAAACGACGGTCAGAAAGGTATCGGCCTGATTATGCTGGTGCTGATTGGTGTTGCGCCTGCCGGGTTTATTGTCAACATGAACGCGTCTGGTTATGACATCAGCCGGACGCGTGATGCCGTTGTTAATTTACAGGAATACTACAAGCAGCACGGCGACGCGTTGACGCATGTCATCGACCTGTCTCCGCCAGTGATTCCTACGCCAGAAAGCACGATTCCCGGCAATGGTCAGAAAGAGTTCCACTGTGACAGTTCACGCGTAATGATTGCGATTGAGCGCACACAGGGCTTGCTGAATAACCTGAAAAGCTATGACCAACTGAACCCTGACGATCGAAGCAGAGTGCGTCGCTTGCTGATGTGCATCTCGGATACGATGGATCGGGTGATCAAGCTACCAGAAACGTCGGGCGAAGATAAACGCTACCTGAGCAACCTGCGTAAAGACATGCTGCAGACGGTTGAGTATGCGCCTCTTTGGATTATCGTTGCCGTCGCACTGGCGCTGTCTCTGGGCACCATGGTGGGCTGGAAACGCGTTGCTGTCACCATCGGCGAGAAGATTGGCAAGAAAGGCATGACCTACGCACAGGGTGTTTCGGCACAGGTGACGGCGGCCTTGTCGATTGGCGTTGCCAGTTACACCGGTATGCCGGTTTCCACCACGCACGTATTATCCTCGGCGGTTGCTGGGACGATGATTGCTGACGGTGGGGGCGTACAGGGCAAAACGATAAGAAGCATTCTGCTGGCTTGGGTATTGACGCTGCCTGTCTCAATGCTGATGTCTGGTGCGCTGTACTGGTTGGCTCTGAAGCTGATTTGA